One window of Paenibacillus albicereus genomic DNA carries:
- the typA gene encoding translational GTPase TypA, translating to MQARENIRNIAIIAHVDHGKTTLVDKLLQQSGTFRDNEVVHERAMDSNDLERERGITILAKNTAINYKNYLINIVDTPGHADFGGEVERIMKMVDGVLLVVDAFEGCMPQTKFVLRKALEHNLTPIVVLNKIDRPNANPEAVVDEVLDLFIELGANDQQLEFPVVYASALMGTSSRDVEKQDENMEALYETIVERIPHPTENVEEPLQFLVTLLDYNEYMGRIAIGRVNRGVIRQGQSVAVMTREGAIKQARIEKLFGFQGLKRIEIEEAAAGDIVAIAGIKEINIGETIADPAKPEALPVLEIDEPTLQMTFLVNNSPFAGREGKWITSRKLRERLYKELETDVALRVQDTDSPDVFIVSGRGELHLGILIENMRREGYELQVSMPEVIVKEIDGQKMEPYERLLIDVPEESMGAVMESLGTRKAEMVNMINNGNGQVRLEFIIPARGLIGYRTQFLTLTRGYGIMNHAFDSYGPIVGSSVGGRHQGVLVATENGVSTFYGMMGVEDRGILFLEPGAEIYEGMIVGEHNRDQDIVVNICKEKQLTNIRSATKDETVRLKTPRTYTLEAALEYLNDDEYCEITPKSIRMRKKLLNKSERERAEKQRKTSQAGV from the coding sequence ATGCAAGCAAGAGAGAACATTCGCAATATCGCCATCATCGCGCACGTCGACCATGGCAAGACGACGCTGGTCGACAAGCTGCTGCAGCAATCCGGCACGTTCCGCGACAACGAGGTCGTGCACGAGAGGGCGATGGACTCCAATGACCTGGAGCGGGAGCGCGGCATCACGATCCTGGCCAAGAACACCGCGATCAATTACAAGAACTACCTCATCAACATCGTGGATACGCCCGGACACGCCGACTTCGGCGGCGAAGTCGAGCGCATCATGAAGATGGTCGACGGCGTCCTGCTCGTCGTAGACGCCTTCGAGGGCTGCATGCCGCAGACGAAGTTCGTCTTGCGCAAGGCCCTCGAGCACAATCTGACCCCGATCGTCGTCCTCAACAAGATCGACCGTCCGAACGCGAATCCGGAAGCCGTCGTCGACGAGGTGCTCGACCTGTTCATCGAGCTCGGCGCGAACGACCAGCAGCTGGAATTCCCGGTCGTGTACGCTTCCGCGCTGATGGGCACGTCCAGCCGCGACGTGGAGAAGCAGGATGAGAACATGGAAGCTCTCTACGAGACGATCGTAGAGCGCATCCCGCACCCGACCGAGAACGTCGAGGAGCCGCTGCAGTTCCTCGTGACGCTGCTCGACTATAATGAATACATGGGCCGCATCGCGATCGGCCGCGTCAACCGCGGCGTCATCCGTCAAGGCCAGTCCGTCGCCGTCATGACGCGCGAAGGCGCGATCAAGCAGGCCCGGATCGAGAAGCTGTTCGGCTTCCAAGGACTGAAGCGGATCGAGATCGAAGAAGCGGCGGCAGGCGACATCGTCGCCATCGCCGGCATCAAGGAGATCAACATCGGCGAGACGATCGCCGATCCGGCCAAGCCGGAGGCGCTGCCGGTGCTGGAGATCGACGAGCCGACGCTGCAGATGACGTTCCTCGTCAACAACAGCCCGTTCGCCGGCCGCGAAGGCAAGTGGATCACCTCCCGCAAGCTGCGCGAGCGCCTCTACAAGGAGCTGGAGACGGACGTCGCGCTGCGCGTGCAGGATACGGACAGCCCGGATGTGTTCATCGTATCCGGCCGCGGCGAGCTTCACCTCGGCATCCTCATCGAGAACATGCGCCGCGAAGGCTATGAGCTCCAAGTATCGATGCCAGAAGTCATCGTCAAGGAGATCGACGGCCAGAAGATGGAGCCGTACGAGCGCCTGCTGATCGACGTGCCGGAGGAGAGCATGGGCGCCGTCATGGAAAGCCTCGGCACGCGCAAGGCCGAGATGGTCAACATGATCAACAACGGCAACGGCCAGGTCCGCCTGGAGTTCATCATTCCGGCTCGCGGCCTCATCGGCTACCGGACGCAGTTCCTGACGCTGACGCGCGGCTACGGCATCATGAACCATGCGTTCGACAGCTACGGCCCGATCGTCGGCAGCAGCGTCGGCGGACGCCATCAGGGCGTGCTTGTCGCGACCGAGAACGGCGTTTCGACGTTCTACGGCATGATGGGCGTCGAGGACCGCGGCATCCTGTTCCTCGAGCCGGGCGCGGAGATCTACGAGGGCATGATCGTCGGCGAGCACAACCGCGATCAGGACATCGTCGTCAACATCTGCAAAGAGAAGCAGCTGACCAACATCCGCTCCGCGACCAAGGATGAGACGGTCCGCCTCAAGACGCCCCGCACGTATACGCTGGAGGCGGCTCTGGAGTACCTCAACGACGACGAATACTGCGAGATCACGCCGAAATCCATCCGCATGCGCAAGAAGCTGCTCAACAAGAGCGAGCGCGAGCGCGCGGAGAAGCAGCGCAAGACGTCCCAGGCCGGAGTCTGA
- a CDS encoding TerC family protein has protein sequence MDHLWIFMQILAINVLLSGDNALVIAMASQHLPPQQRKRAMAWGTFAAIALRCVLTLAAISLLQLPYLQACGSALLLLIAVQLLRDAERPGEERRSKGAGVKRAGTLASAVGTIVAADFVMSLDNVLAVAAVAGGEPVLMLLGIALSIPMILWGSQLLGGLLARFPSLVYAGAGLLGYAAGEMLVSDRALQPMLRHAPLLHEALPVLMVPAVIAAGILLTRSARRA, from the coding sequence TTGGACCATCTTTGGATCTTTATGCAAATTCTTGCCATCAACGTGCTGCTGAGCGGAGACAACGCGCTCGTCATCGCCATGGCGAGCCAGCATTTGCCTCCGCAGCAGCGCAAGCGGGCGATGGCGTGGGGCACGTTCGCGGCCATCGCCCTGCGCTGCGTGCTGACGCTCGCCGCCATCTCGCTGCTCCAGCTGCCTTATCTCCAGGCGTGCGGCTCCGCGCTCCTGCTCCTCATCGCCGTCCAGCTGCTGCGGGATGCGGAGCGCCCCGGCGAGGAGCGCCGCTCCAAGGGAGCCGGCGTCAAGCGAGCGGGCACGCTGGCAAGCGCCGTCGGAACGATCGTCGCGGCCGACTTCGTCATGAGCCTCGACAACGTGCTCGCCGTCGCCGCCGTCGCCGGCGGTGAGCCGGTGCTCATGCTGCTGGGCATCGCCCTTAGCATTCCCATGATTCTATGGGGCAGTCAGCTCCTCGGGGGCTTGCTGGCGCGCTTTCCGTCGCTGGTCTATGCCGGCGCCGGCCTGCTCGGCTATGCGGCGGGCGAGATGCTCGTCTCCGACCGTGCGCTGCAGCCTATGCTTCGGCATGCTCCGCTGCTGCACGAGGCGCTGCCCGTGCTGATGGTGCCGGCCGTCATCGCAGCGGGCATCCTGCTGACCCGATCGGCCCGCCGGGCCTAG